In one Desulfoferula mesophila genomic region, the following are encoded:
- a CDS encoding NDP-sugar synthase translates to MRAMILAAGFGTRLRPLTDKRPKCLMPVMNRPLLGLWLGRLASWGVQRAVVNTHYLADQVHHYLREQPPEAMEVAISHEPEILGTGGGLVAARGLLGPEPFLLVNSDVLATAPAPELMQTLNDEGAVAVLGLVDEPRFNTVALDQAGRILGFQGQEGLSPARWLTYSGLAALSPRLLDYLPSSGRSSLVEGLRAAIAGGEKVLGRPLEGFWDDLGTPERLIMLHRLLAHNPPPGLRGLSPEGPVLLGPGARLENGVQVKGFAVLGAGAVAEAGSFLHETVLLPGARVSAGARVERAVLGDGFVARGRIQGGAHA, encoded by the coding sequence ATGCGGGCCATGATTCTCGCCGCCGGTTTCGGCACCAGGCTGCGCCCCCTCACCGACAAGCGACCCAAGTGCCTGATGCCGGTGATGAACCGGCCCTTGTTGGGGCTGTGGCTGGGCCGCCTGGCTTCTTGGGGCGTCCAGCGGGCGGTGGTGAACACCCACTACCTGGCCGACCAGGTGCACCACTACCTGCGGGAACAACCGCCGGAGGCGATGGAGGTGGCCATCAGCCACGAGCCCGAGATATTGGGCACCGGCGGCGGTTTGGTGGCCGCGCGGGGTCTCTTGGGGCCCGAGCCCTTTTTGCTGGTCAATTCCGATGTCTTGGCCACGGCCCCGGCGCCGGAGCTCATGCAGACACTCAACGACGAGGGCGCGGTGGCGGTGCTGGGTCTGGTGGACGAGCCCCGCTTCAACACCGTGGCCCTGGACCAGGCGGGCCGCATCCTGGGCTTCCAGGGCCAGGAGGGGCTCTCTCCCGCCCGCTGGCTCACCTACAGCGGCCTGGCCGCCCTGAGCCCGCGCCTGCTGGACTATCTGCCCTCCTCGGGCCGCTCCTCCCTGGTGGAGGGCCTGCGGGCGGCCATCGCCGGGGGTGAAAAGGTTTTGGGCCGGCCCTTGGAAGGGTTCTGGGACGACCTGGGCACCCCGGAACGACTTATAATGCTGCACCGCCTCTTGGCTCACAACCCTCCCCCGGGCCTCAGGGGCCTCTCCCCGGAGGGGCCGGTGCTGCTGGGACCGGGGGCCCGCCTGGAAAACGGAGTTCAGGTCAAGGGTTTCGCGGTGTTGGGCGCCGGCGCGGTGGCCGAGGCGGGGTCGTTTTTGCACGAAACGGTGCTGTTGCCCGGCGCCCGGGTGAGCGCCGGGGCCAGGGTGGAGCGGGCGGTGCTGGGAGACGGATTCGTGGCCAGGGGACGCATACAAGGCGGGGCCCATGCCTGA
- a CDS encoding aminoglycoside phosphotransferase family protein, giving the protein MPERDLTAELAAWAQEAWPGERPANIEVEPLFADGSLRSFVRLRGGVRSLVAMANPVNQAENRSWEYLAHHLGRLGLPVARVLAADQASGRFLMEDLGQGSLMEAVAAAGKDQEVVAELYRPVLAMLARLLTPQAMGLNVELCYDGPELTPRVLREQEANYFLRELVLGAAGWQPEELPPELEDELEVLCRLAGEARPRALVHRDFQSRNVVYYRGRYGLVDFQGARLGPAQYDLASLLHDPYVQLPWSLRQRLLEEFLALAAAQGAFNQGEFQAGWAPVSASRLMQALGAFAFLTRKRNRPQFAPSAAPALASLGRVMQDPTMAGFVGLRQVVEQTPERLGPHSFDFLGELH; this is encoded by the coding sequence ATGCCTGAGCGGGATTTGACGGCGGAGCTGGCGGCCTGGGCCCAGGAGGCCTGGCCCGGAGAGCGGCCAGCCAATATAGAGGTAGAGCCGCTTTTCGCCGACGGCAGCCTGCGCTCCTTCGTGCGCCTGCGGGGCGGCGTGCGCTCGCTGGTGGCCATGGCCAACCCGGTGAACCAGGCGGAAAACCGCTCCTGGGAATACCTGGCCCACCATCTGGGCCGCCTGGGCCTGCCCGTGGCGCGGGTCTTGGCGGCGGACCAGGCAAGCGGGCGCTTCCTCATGGAAGACCTGGGCCAGGGCTCGCTCATGGAGGCGGTGGCCGCGGCGGGCAAGGACCAGGAGGTAGTGGCCGAGCTCTACCGCCCAGTGCTGGCCATGCTGGCCCGCCTGCTGACCCCCCAGGCCATGGGACTGAACGTGGAGCTGTGCTACGACGGCCCGGAACTGACCCCCCGGGTGTTGCGCGAGCAGGAGGCGAACTACTTCCTGCGTGAGCTGGTGCTGGGCGCGGCGGGCTGGCAGCCCGAAGAGCTGCCCCCGGAGCTGGAGGATGAGCTGGAGGTGCTTTGCCGCCTGGCCGGAGAGGCCCGGCCCCGGGCCCTGGTGCACCGCGATTTCCAGAGCCGCAACGTAGTATATTATCGGGGGCGCTACGGTCTGGTGGATTTTCAGGGGGCGCGCCTGGGCCCGGCCCAGTATGATTTGGCCTCCCTGCTGCACGATCCCTATGTGCAACTTCCCTGGAGCCTGCGCCAGCGGCTCTTGGAGGAGTTCTTGGCCCTGGCCGCCGCGCAAGGGGCGTTCAATCAGGGTGAATTCCAGGCCGGTTGGGCTCCGGTGAGCGCCAGCCGCCTGATGCAGGCCCTGGGGGCCTTCGCCTTTCTCACCCGCAAGCGCAACCGCCCCCAGTTCGCGCCTTCGGCGGCCCCGGCCCTGGCCAGCCTGGGCCGGGTCATGCAAGACCCGACCATGGCCGGTTTCGTGGGCCTGCGCCAGGTGGTGGAGCAGACCCCGGAGCGCCTGGGGCCGCACAGTTTTGATTTTTTAGGAGAGCTGCACTAA